The Pseudomonas cavernicola DNA segment CTGGCGTCGGCGGCGTGGCTGGCATCGCCGGCGACCTGTTGGATGGTCGACTCCAGATCGCCCAGCGCGTCGCGGATTTGTTCGGTGTCGCCGGCTTGACGCTCGGCGCCGCTGTGCAGGCCGCTGCTCAGTTCGGCCAGGGTACGACTGCTGCCGGCGACCTGTTCGGCATGTAAGCGGATGGTGCCGACCAGGTCGACCAGATAGGCGCGCAGACGGTTGAGTGATTCTTCGATGTCGCGCAGTTCGCGGGTGCGCGCGTCCAGGCGGATGTCTGCGCCGAAGTCGCCCTCGGCCCAGGCTGAGAGTGCCGGTGCCAGGCGGCTGAGCACTTGGCTGAGGCGGCGCTGGATGGTGTCGATGGTCAGCGCGATCAGCAGAATCAGGCCGATCATCAGGCCCTGAAGCAGCCGAACCTCGCCTTGAATGCGCCCGTGTTCGGCACGCACGGCCGGGGCCAAGGCGGCCAGGGCTTGCTGCGCGGCGCTGACTTTGGCACGGGTGGTGTTGGCCAGTTCGGCGCGGCGCTGGATCAGTTCGCGGGTGCGCGCGAGTTCCGCCGGGTAGCGCTTCAGCAGGCTGGCGAAGTCGCGTTTGAGGGCAATGCCGCGATCTTCCGCCTGCCGACTGTTGTTAGGACTGAGGCTGTCACTGGCCAGGCCCATCAGCGCGGCAAAGTCATCGGCGCCCGAGTTGGTGCTTTCGGCAACGCCTAGCAGCGGCAGCGTTTCCAGGCTTTCGGCTTGGCGATTTAGGGCGCCGAGTTCGCGTTCGATATCCGCGGCCAGTTCGTCGCGGCCGCTGCTGATTAGCTTGCCGCGGGCATGGCTGAGGCGGGTAAGGTGCTGGGCCGCGCGCAGCAGCGGGGCGTGGTAGTCGGCGGCGGCGCTGTTGGCGCTGGCCTCGACATACTCTGCCAGTTGCTCAAGGGCGCCGCTCATCTCGCGTTCGGCTTGCAGTAAGAGGCCCTGGGGGTCGCCGGCTAGTTTGCCGGCGGCGAGCAGCTCGTTGGCGCTAAAGGCACGCAGCTCGCCGAGGCTCGGGCGCAGGTTGTCGGCGAGCTGCGCCGGCAGTTCGTCGAGTGCCTGTTGCAGGCTGTCGATGGCTTGGCTGGCACGGCTATGCCGTAGCGCGTCGCCGCTGGCGAGGTAGTCCTGGATATTGCCCGCGACGTCGGTCTGGAACTGTTGCGACAGGCTCAGGTAGCGCTCCATCAGTAGATAGGGGCGTTCCAGGGCGCGCTGCGACCACCAGAGGGTCGCGCCCAGGGCCAGGCAAACGGCAACCAGTAGCAGGGTATTGAGGTTGGTAAGTAGCTTCAGGCGCATGCGAGGCTCGACCGGCGGTGGGACGGTAAGTCTCGGAATTTATTGCGCTTTCATTGCAAGGTGATGACAGCGTGAGGGGCGTCACGGTTTGCCCGGGACGCCACTGCTGAGTCGGCGCGGCCTAATCGGCGAAGATTTCCACGCGGTTGCGGCCGCCATGCTTGGCAACATACAAGGCCTCATCGGCCTGTTTCGACAGGGTATTGATATCCATGCCTTCGTGCAGTTGGGCGATGCCACAGCTAAAAGTGCACGACAGATCCTTTGGCTGTGCCGGGTAGTGGATTTCGGCGAAGCGTCGGCGAATTTCGTCGAGCACCTTGCGCGCGGTGCTGGCATCGGTGTCCGGCAACACCACGGCGAACTCTTCGCCGCCGTAACGGCCGATATGGTCGGTTTTGCGCAGGCGCTGCTTGAGAAACAGCGCCAGGCTCTTGATTACCCGATCGCCCATCGGGTGACCGTAGGTGTCGTTGACCTTTTTGAAGTGGTCGATATCGAGCATGGCGAAGGTCAGCGGCTGGCTTTCGCGGCGTGCGCGAAAGCTCGTGTCTTCCAGCAGTTGGAGGATATGGGTGTGGTTGTACAAGCCGGTCAGGCTGTCGCGCACCATCCGTGCTTTCAGGTTGCGCGCACGGCCTGCGCGGTTGCGCACGGTAGCGATCAGATGGCGCGGTTTGATCGGCTTGGTGAGGAAGTCGTCGCCGCCTTCGCTCATCGCGTCGAGTTGCTTGTCCAGATCGTCTTCGGCCGACAGGTAGATGATCGGCACGCTGACGTAGCGGTCGTTATGGCGGATCACCTTGGCCAGTTCGGTGCCGTTGCACTCCGGCATATACATATCGAGGATGATCAGGTCCGGCTGGAACTCGGCCAGTGCGGCCATCGCCTGGATCGGATCGACCAGCGTGTGGGTGACGATGCCGGCGCTGTTGAGTACGCGCTCGGTATGCGTGGCCTGGGCGCGGGAGTCGTCGATGATCAGCACGCGGTAGGGTTCGTACTGGGCTACATGGGTGAGGACTTCGATCCGTTCCAGCAGGCTGGAGGCGTCCAGGCTGCCGGTGAAGAGTTCTTGGCCTCCGGCGCGCACGGCCGCCAGCCGGGTCGGGGTATCGGTGTCTTCGTGGCTAAAGAACAGCAGCGGCAACTTCTGCTCCAGGCCTTGCTGGATTTCGGCCGCTAGTTGCAGGCCAAGCCCTGTGCCTGCGAAGTCGATTTCCATGAGGATGGCGGCCGGATGACGCTCGAGCATGGCGGCGCGAAAGGCATTGGTATTGTCGAACGGCTGGGCGATCAGGCCGAAGAACTCCATCTGCTGGGCCAGACGCCCGGCACGCTCACGATCCTGCAAGGCCAGGTAGACCGGCTTGCGCAGCGGCGGCAGGAAGGTTTGTTCGAACTGGTCGCCATGCCGCAGGCCGGTACGCGACAGGCGCTGCATCAGTTGGTTGAGTTCGGTGATCAGGCTGCTGGTCAGGCGCCCGCGGTTGGCGGTGCTGGCCTCCAGGCAATTGGCGATGCCTTGTGCCAGTTGCGCGTGTTCGGCTTGCTCGAAGCGTTCGGCATACCGCAGCAGCCGCAGATTGGCTTCGGCCAGCTCCGCATCGCTCCATTCGCTTTGCTGTAGCCGTTGCCAGACTTCCAGCACTTGCCGCGCCTGGTGGATAACCCGTTGGGCAAAGTGGTGTTTGAGGCGGTCGCGATTGGGGTCTTCTTGCTCGGTCATGGACTGACTTCTTCTTATTTTGTAGCGCCGCAGGGTAGCCTGAATGATGGCTCTATGCTACCACTGGTCTTTAGGTACGCCAGTACCGCCGATCATTTGTGGCCAACCTTCGATCTGCTGCTGGGCGGTTAGTTCGTTTACCTGCCGCGGTATCCGTAGGCTGCGCAGAGCCGTTTTTGGCGAAACCCAGCCTACGTCCTGCGCCGACTATAAGTTTGCGCTGTCGGCGCTGCGCATCGACTAGCGCTTCCCTTATAGTGCGTGGCAGGACGGCAACCCTAGTGGGGGTTGTGGTCGAACACCTGAATTCGATGATTGAAGGACATGGCCATGCTGAACTGGAAGAACCGCGCGGGCAGCTTGCGCGACAGTGTCGACGACTCGGTGGATGACGTGCGCAGCTACCTTGGTGGCCTCTGGCTCAGCCGGGCGCTGGGTTCGCTGGTGGGCCTCTATCTGCTCGTGGCGCTGGTGGTCGGCTGGTATTGGAGCCAGGAGCCTGAGCTGTTCCCGGTGCAACAGAATGCTCAAGCGG contains these protein-coding regions:
- a CDS encoding methyl-accepting chemotaxis protein, with the translated sequence MRLKLLTNLNTLLLVAVCLALGATLWWSQRALERPYLLMERYLSLSQQFQTDVAGNIQDYLASGDALRHSRASQAIDSLQQALDELPAQLADNLRPSLGELRAFSANELLAAGKLAGDPQGLLLQAEREMSGALEQLAEYVEASANSAAADYHAPLLRAAQHLTRLSHARGKLISSGRDELAADIERELGALNRQAESLETLPLLGVAESTNSGADDFAALMGLASDSLSPNNSRQAEDRGIALKRDFASLLKRYPAELARTRELIQRRAELANTTRAKVSAAQQALAALAPAVRAEHGRIQGEVRLLQGLMIGLILLIALTIDTIQRRLSQVLSRLAPALSAWAEGDFGADIRLDARTRELRDIEESLNRLRAYLVDLVGTIRLHAEQVAGSSRTLAELSSGLHSGAERQAGDTEQIRDALGDLESTIQQVAGDASHAADASREAGRALEHGQSVIGQSLTGLHALVGEVQGNAQAIERLAEESATIGSVLTVIRAIAEQTNLLALNAAIEAARAGETGRGFAVVAEEVRSLAQRTAGATGEIQQLIARLQQAARQSLEAMRSQVEHAEATASQAQAADGALDEIVAAIRTIASMAERIADATAQQSGAVSEIRGHSERIHQLGGDNLLRIGHGRSQGEQLLELGGQLHTAVQAFRL
- a CDS encoding diguanylate cyclase, with product MTEQEDPNRDRLKHHFAQRVIHQARQVLEVWQRLQQSEWSDAELAEANLRLLRYAERFEQAEHAQLAQGIANCLEASTANRGRLTSSLITELNQLMQRLSRTGLRHGDQFEQTFLPPLRKPVYLALQDRERAGRLAQQMEFFGLIAQPFDNTNAFRAAMLERHPAAILMEIDFAGTGLGLQLAAEIQQGLEQKLPLLFFSHEDTDTPTRLAAVRAGGQELFTGSLDASSLLERIEVLTHVAQYEPYRVLIIDDSRAQATHTERVLNSAGIVTHTLVDPIQAMAALAEFQPDLIILDMYMPECNGTELAKVIRHNDRYVSVPIIYLSAEDDLDKQLDAMSEGGDDFLTKPIKPRHLIATVRNRAGRARNLKARMVRDSLTGLYNHTHILQLLEDTSFRARRESQPLTFAMLDIDHFKKVNDTYGHPMGDRVIKSLALFLKQRLRKTDHIGRYGGEEFAVVLPDTDASTARKVLDEIRRRFAEIHYPAQPKDLSCTFSCGIAQLHEGMDINTLSKQADEALYVAKHGGRNRVEIFAD